In the Kitasatospora terrestris genome, one interval contains:
- a CDS encoding aldehyde dehydrogenase family protein produces MAKNKNTVDEQPAKSGLFEYAPAPESPAAAGDIATSYGHFIGGEFVDSSGSEALKTVNPATEQVLASFAQGTDEDVDRAVAAARKAFADWSALPGSERAKYLFRIARIIQERSRELAVLESIDNGKPIRETRDVDLPLVAAHFFYYAGWADKLDYAGYGAAPKPLGVAGQVIPWNFPLLMLAWKIAPALATGNTVVLKPAETTPLTALRFAEICRQAGLPKGVVNIVTGDGRTGAALTAHPDVNKVAFTGSTPVGRAIAKQLAGTRKKLSLELGGKAANIVFDDAPLDQAVEGIVNGIFFNQGHVCCAGSRLLVQESIQDELLDALKRRMGTLRVGDPLDKNTDIGAINSAEQLARITALTEIGESEGAERWSPACELPGTGFWFKPTLFTGVSQAHRIAQEEIFGPVLSVLTFRTPAEAVEKANNTPYGLSAGIWTEKGSRILWMANKLKAGVVWANTFNKFDPTSPFGGYKESGYGREGGRHGLEAYLDV; encoded by the coding sequence ATGGCCAAGAACAAGAACACGGTCGACGAGCAGCCGGCGAAGTCCGGCCTCTTCGAGTACGCCCCGGCGCCCGAGTCGCCGGCCGCCGCGGGTGACATCGCGACCTCCTACGGGCACTTCATCGGCGGCGAGTTCGTCGACTCCTCCGGCAGCGAGGCGCTGAAGACCGTCAACCCGGCCACCGAGCAGGTGCTGGCGTCCTTCGCGCAGGGCACCGACGAGGACGTGGACCGCGCCGTCGCCGCCGCCCGCAAGGCGTTCGCCGACTGGTCGGCGCTGCCGGGCAGCGAGCGCGCCAAGTACCTGTTCCGGATCGCCCGGATCATCCAGGAGCGTTCGCGCGAGCTGGCGGTGCTGGAGTCGATCGACAACGGCAAGCCGATCCGCGAGACCCGCGACGTGGACCTGCCGCTGGTCGCCGCGCACTTCTTCTACTACGCGGGCTGGGCCGACAAGCTGGACTACGCCGGCTACGGCGCCGCCCCGAAGCCGCTGGGCGTGGCCGGCCAGGTCATCCCGTGGAACTTCCCGCTGCTGATGCTGGCGTGGAAGATCGCCCCGGCGCTGGCCACCGGCAACACGGTCGTCCTCAAGCCGGCCGAGACCACCCCGCTGACCGCGCTGCGCTTCGCCGAGATCTGCCGCCAGGCCGGTCTGCCGAAGGGCGTCGTCAACATCGTCACCGGTGACGGCCGGACGGGCGCGGCGCTGACCGCGCACCCGGACGTCAACAAGGTCGCCTTCACCGGCTCCACGCCGGTCGGCCGGGCGATCGCCAAGCAGCTCGCCGGCACCCGCAAGAAGCTCTCGCTGGAGCTCGGCGGCAAGGCCGCCAACATCGTCTTCGACGACGCGCCGCTCGACCAGGCGGTCGAGGGCATCGTCAACGGCATCTTCTTCAACCAGGGCCACGTCTGCTGCGCGGGCTCGCGCCTGCTGGTCCAGGAGTCGATCCAGGACGAGCTGCTGGACGCGCTGAAGCGCCGGATGGGCACCCTGCGGGTCGGCGACCCGCTGGACAAGAACACCGACATCGGCGCGATCAACTCCGCCGAGCAGCTGGCCCGGATCACCGCGCTCACCGAGATCGGCGAGTCCGAGGGCGCCGAGCGCTGGTCGCCGGCCTGCGAGCTGCCGGGCACCGGCTTCTGGTTCAAGCCGACGCTGTTCACCGGCGTCTCCCAGGCGCACCGGATCGCCCAGGAGGAGATCTTCGGCCCGGTGCTGTCGGTGCTGACCTTCCGCACCCCCGCCGAGGCGGTCGAGAAGGCCAACAACACGCCGTACGGCCTCTCCGCCGGCATCTGGACGGAGAAGGGCTCGCGCATCCTCTGGATGGCCAACAAGCTCAAGGCCGGTGTGGTCTGGGCGAACACCTTCAACAAGTTCGACCCGACCTCGCCGTTCGGCGGCTACAAGGAGTCGGGTTACGGCCGCGAGGGTGGCCGCCACGGTCTGGAGGCCTACCTCGATGTCTGA
- a CDS encoding aldehyde dehydrogenase family protein → MSDVMPRLDVFKTYKLYVGGKFPRSESGRVYEVTDAKGQWLANAPLGTRKDTRDAVLAARAAVKGWAGTTAYNRGQVLYRVAEMLQGRREQFTAEVATAEGLGAKKAAALVDAAIDRWVWYAGWTDKVAQIAGGANPVAGPFFNLSTPEPTGVVGIVAPQAGYGYSLLGLVSVVAPAIATGNTVVVAAAAGAPLPALSLGEVLATSDVPGGVVNILSGKTADIAPTLASHQDVNALDLAGAIAADGPGAAAQLEASAADTLKRVVRPPVDPSAADWTDAPGTERLLSFLETKTVWHPMGI, encoded by the coding sequence ATGTCTGATGTCATGCCGCGCCTCGATGTCTTCAAGACCTACAAGCTGTACGTCGGCGGGAAGTTCCCGCGCTCCGAGAGCGGGCGGGTGTACGAGGTGACCGACGCAAAGGGCCAGTGGCTGGCCAACGCCCCGCTCGGCACCCGCAAGGACACCCGGGACGCCGTCCTGGCCGCCCGCGCCGCGGTCAAGGGCTGGGCCGGCACCACCGCGTACAACCGCGGCCAGGTGCTGTACCGGGTCGCCGAGATGCTGCAGGGCCGCCGCGAGCAGTTCACCGCCGAGGTGGCGACGGCCGAGGGCCTGGGCGCCAAGAAGGCGGCCGCGCTGGTGGACGCCGCGATCGACCGCTGGGTCTGGTACGCGGGCTGGACCGACAAGGTCGCGCAGATCGCGGGCGGCGCCAACCCGGTCGCCGGGCCGTTCTTCAACCTGTCCACCCCGGAGCCGACCGGCGTGGTCGGCATCGTGGCGCCGCAGGCCGGCTACGGGTACTCGCTGCTCGGCCTGGTGTCGGTGGTCGCCCCGGCGATCGCCACCGGCAACACCGTCGTGGTCGCGGCCGCCGCCGGCGCGCCGCTGCCGGCGCTGTCGCTGGGCGAGGTGCTGGCCACCTCGGACGTGCCCGGCGGCGTGGTGAACATCCTCTCCGGGAAGACCGCCGACATCGCCCCGACGCTCGCCTCCCACCAGGACGTCAACGCGCTCGACCTGGCCGGGGCGATCGCCGCCGACGGGCCCGGCGCGGCGGCGCAGCTGGAGGCGTCCGCCGCGGATACGCTGAAGCGAGTCGTCCGGCCCCCGGTGGACCCGTCCGCCGCGGACTGGACGGACGCGCCCGGCACCGAGCGCCTGCTCTCCTTCCTGGAGACCAAGACGGTCTGGCACCCGATGGGTATCTGA
- a CDS encoding ATP-binding protein: protein MSDLPLNRRTAARARVILLSGPSGSGKSSLAERTGLPVLQLDDFYKDGDDPTLPQFPEDGGTDWDSPLSWHREDALAAIRQLVDTGRAEVPVYSIPDNGRVGTHTLELGEAPAFIAEGIFAAEIAEQCRAEHLLGDALCLRNRPLTTAWRRFRRDVREGRKSVPYLVRRGVRLMRAERGIVARQVELGAYACDGLEAERRVHAVARQEARALRV from the coding sequence GTGAGTGACCTCCCGCTGAACCGCCGTACCGCCGCACGTGCCCGCGTCATCCTGCTCTCGGGTCCGTCCGGCTCGGGGAAGTCCTCGCTGGCCGAGCGGACCGGCCTGCCGGTCCTCCAGCTCGACGACTTCTACAAGGACGGCGACGACCCCACCCTCCCGCAGTTCCCGGAGGACGGCGGCACGGACTGGGACTCCCCGCTCTCCTGGCACCGCGAGGACGCGCTCGCCGCCATCCGGCAGCTGGTGGACACCGGCCGCGCCGAGGTCCCGGTCTACTCGATCCCGGACAACGGCCGGGTCGGCACCCACACCCTGGAGCTGGGCGAGGCCCCCGCGTTCATCGCGGAGGGCATCTTCGCCGCCGAGATAGCCGAGCAGTGCCGGGCCGAGCACCTGCTCGGCGACGCGCTGTGCCTGCGCAACCGCCCGCTCACCACCGCCTGGCGCCGCTTCCGCCGCGATGTCCGGGAGGGCCGCAAGTCCGTCCCCTACCTGGTCCGCCGCGGCGTCCGCCTGATGCGCGCCGAGCGGGGCATCGTCGCCCGCCAGGTCGAGCTCGGCGCCTACGCCTGCGACGGCCTGGAGGCCGAGCGCCGGGTGCACGCCGTCGCCCGCCAGGAGGCCCGCGCGCTGCGCGTCTGA
- a CDS encoding SigE family RNA polymerase sigma factor translates to MTATLMNRTATRSAIGSARTRFEVRTDRASGSVVVRGCTHTNRTRRPGLAVVEPVAEPVAQPVVESFAAPVETARGTDNIVEFTAYVRERRAALYATAYHLTGDRYEAEDLLQSALFSTYRAWDRITDKAAVGGYLRRTMTNLHISAWRRRKLNEYPTEELPETAGDTDAMGGTELRAVLWQALAKLPENQRTMLVLRYYEGRTDPEIADILGISVGTVKSSIWRALRRLREDEQLNRTGDTVHAFGELVA, encoded by the coding sequence ATGACCGCAACGCTGATGAACCGCACCGCGACGCGTTCAGCCATCGGCTCGGCCCGGACCCGGTTCGAGGTGCGCACCGACCGGGCCTCCGGTTCGGTCGTCGTGCGGGGCTGCACCCACACCAACCGCACCCGCCGCCCCGGCCTCGCCGTGGTCGAGCCGGTCGCGGAGCCGGTGGCGCAGCCGGTCGTCGAGTCCTTCGCCGCGCCGGTCGAGACCGCCCGCGGGACCGACAACATCGTCGAGTTCACCGCCTACGTGCGGGAGCGCCGCGCCGCGCTCTACGCCACCGCCTACCACCTGACCGGCGACCGGTACGAGGCCGAGGACCTGCTGCAGAGCGCCCTGTTCTCCACCTACCGCGCCTGGGACCGGATCACCGACAAGGCGGCCGTCGGCGGCTACCTCCGCCGCACCATGACCAACCTGCACATCTCCGCCTGGCGGCGCCGCAAGCTCAACGAGTACCCGACCGAGGAGCTGCCGGAGACCGCCGGCGACACCGACGCGATGGGCGGCACCGAGCTGCGCGCCGTGCTCTGGCAGGCGCTGGCCAAGCTGCCGGAGAACCAGCGGACCATGCTCGTCCTGCGCTACTACGAGGGCCGCACCGACCCGGAGATCGCCGACATCCTCGGCATCAGCGTCGGCACGGTGAAGAGCTCCATCTGGCGCGCGCTGCGCCGGCTGCGCGAGGACGAGCAGCTCAACCGCACCGGTGACACGGTGCACGCCTTCGGCGAGCTGGTCGCCTGA
- a CDS encoding response regulator transcription factor, producing MPFLLLIEDDDAIRTGLELALTRQGHRVAAAASGEDGLKLFKEQRPDLIVLDVMLPGIDGFEVCRRIRRTDQLPIILLTARSDDIDVVVGLESGADDYVVKPVQPRVLDARIRAVLRRGERESSDSAAYGSLVIDRSAMTVTKDGQDLQLTPTELRLLLELSRRPGQALSRQQLLRLVWEHDYLGDSRLVDACVQRLRAKVEEVPSAPTLIRTVRGVGYRLDPPA from the coding sequence GTGCCTTTCCTGCTTCTGATCGAGGACGACGACGCCATCCGGACCGGCCTCGAACTCGCCCTCACCCGCCAGGGCCACCGCGTGGCCGCCGCCGCCTCGGGCGAGGACGGCCTGAAGCTCTTCAAGGAGCAGCGTCCGGACCTGATCGTGCTCGACGTGATGCTGCCCGGCATCGACGGCTTCGAGGTGTGCCGGCGGATCCGCCGCACCGACCAGCTGCCGATCATCCTGCTGACCGCGCGCTCGGACGACATCGACGTGGTGGTCGGCCTGGAGTCCGGGGCGGACGACTACGTGGTCAAGCCGGTGCAGCCGCGTGTGCTGGACGCCCGGATCCGCGCGGTGCTGCGCCGCGGCGAGCGGGAGAGCTCCGACTCCGCCGCCTACGGCAGCCTGGTGATCGACCGTTCGGCGATGACGGTCACCAAGGACGGCCAGGACCTGCAGCTGACCCCGACCGAGCTGCGGCTGCTGCTGGAGCTGAGCCGCCGCCCGGGGCAGGCGCTCTCCCGGCAGCAACTGCTGCGGCTGGTCTGGGAGCACGACTACCTGGGCGACTCCCGGCTGGTCGACGCGTGCGTGCAGCGGCTGCGGGCGAAGGTCGAGGAGGTGCCCTCGGCGCCGACTCTGATCCGCACCGTGCGCGGCGTGGGGTACCGTCTGGACCCGCCCGCGTAA
- a CDS encoding ATP-binding protein, with the protein MSAPHRPRAGARRRLRSLRVRLIAVFAVVALVTAVSASGIAYWLNRDAVLKRAQDTALNDFRVSLTRNVSALPLDASCQELANLAVQVASSGLNYDVVVVDEAHPECVASSDPGRFTTAQVPGPLATQVGRPREIGPGNPYVYHLYWQRVNLDGPYVVGGTKVVPTGPTAYMFKSLQNERADLNTLGWSLAIATLLALIGSALLAQAASATVLRPVKRLGEAARRLGEGELDTRLEVEGGDELADLARTFNRAAESLSEQVAELSAREAQSRRFVADMSHELRTPLTAMTAVTDILEDEADALDPMIEPAVRLVVSETRRLSDLVENLMEVTRFDAGTAKLVADEVDIADLIMSCIDGRAWYDAVEVDAPRGVLAVVDPRRLDVVFANLIGNALKHGGSPVRVRVREADGSVVVQVSDSGPGIPEDVLPHVFDRFYKADKGRARSEGSGLGLSIAMANAQIHGGTITAANGPQGGAVFTLVLPLTPPTTDPDRAENPKEGTQ; encoded by the coding sequence CTGTCTGCTCCGCACCGTCCGCGCGCCGGGGCGCGCCGTCGGCTGCGCTCCCTGCGGGTGCGCCTGATCGCGGTGTTCGCCGTGGTGGCGCTGGTCACCGCGGTGTCCGCGTCCGGGATCGCGTACTGGCTGAACCGGGACGCGGTCCTCAAGCGCGCCCAGGACACCGCGTTGAACGACTTCCGGGTGTCGCTCACCCGGAACGTCTCCGCGCTGCCGCTCGACGCCTCCTGCCAGGAGCTGGCCAACCTCGCCGTGCAGGTCGCGAGTTCGGGCCTGAACTACGACGTGGTGGTGGTCGACGAGGCGCACCCGGAGTGCGTGGCCTCCTCCGACCCGGGCCGCTTCACCACCGCGCAGGTCCCCGGCCCGCTGGCCACCCAGGTGGGTCGGCCGCGGGAGATCGGTCCGGGCAACCCGTACGTCTACCACCTGTACTGGCAGCGGGTGAACCTGGACGGCCCGTACGTGGTCGGCGGGACGAAGGTGGTGCCGACCGGGCCGACCGCCTACATGTTCAAGTCGCTGCAGAACGAGCGGGCCGATCTCAACACCCTGGGCTGGTCGTTGGCGATCGCCACCCTGCTCGCGCTGATCGGCTCGGCGCTGCTGGCGCAGGCCGCGTCGGCCACCGTGCTGCGGCCGGTCAAGCGGCTGGGCGAGGCCGCCCGACGGCTCGGCGAGGGCGAGCTGGACACCCGGCTGGAGGTCGAGGGCGGCGACGAACTCGCCGACCTGGCAAGGACCTTCAACCGGGCCGCGGAGTCGCTGTCGGAGCAGGTCGCGGAGTTGAGCGCGCGCGAGGCGCAGTCCCGGCGGTTCGTCGCCGACATGTCGCACGAGCTGCGCACCCCGCTGACCGCGATGACGGCCGTCACCGACATCCTGGAGGACGAGGCCGACGCGCTGGACCCGATGATCGAGCCGGCCGTCCGGCTGGTGGTCAGCGAGACCCGGCGGCTGTCCGACCTGGTGGAGAACCTGATGGAGGTCACCCGCTTCGACGCGGGCACCGCCAAGCTGGTCGCCGACGAGGTGGACATCGCCGACCTGATCATGTCCTGCATCGACGGGCGCGCCTGGTACGACGCGGTGGAGGTGGACGCGCCCCGCGGGGTCCTCGCCGTGGTCGACCCGCGCCGCCTGGACGTGGTCTTCGCCAACCTGATCGGCAACGCGCTCAAGCACGGCGGCTCGCCGGTGCGGGTGAGGGTCCGGGAGGCCGACGGCTCGGTGGTGGTCCAGGTCTCCGACAGCGGACCCGGCATCCCGGAGGACGTGCTGCCGCACGTCTTCGACCGGTTCTACAAGGCCGACAAGGGCCGGGCCCGCTCCGAGGGCAGCGGCCTGGGCCTGTCCATCGCGATGGCCAACGCGCAGATACACGGCGGCACCATCACCGCCGCCAACGGGCCGCAGGGCGGCGCGGTGTTCACCCTGGTCCTGCCGCTCACCCCGCCCACCACCGACCCGGACCGGGCCGAGAACCCGAAGGAGGGCA